The following proteins come from a genomic window of Palaemon carinicauda isolate YSFRI2023 chromosome 12, ASM3689809v2, whole genome shotgun sequence:
- the LOC137650995 gene encoding piggyBac transposable element-derived protein 3-like, translated as MNKKSKQSGTLDYYSSDGILVARWNDNSFVTILSTDVVVEPMGTVEWYNRALKKVPILCPSVIQMYNNRMGGIDKRDSLTHLYKNLLKAKRYYMRLFASPLDFIICNVWILYKRDFLTLHANPKPLKDACVDISNWFRSFKKSTFKITRNFLGIRDFSPPKRGQRSVLPNVENATTLHMPKHVIMRQTCKYCSVAGHIHRSR; from the coding sequence atgaacAAGAAATCGAAACAAAGCGGCACATTGGACTACTactcttctgatggcatccttgTTGCAAGATGGAACGACAACAGCTttgtgacaatcttgtccactgatgttgTTGTCGAGCCCATGGGTACAGTGGAGTGGTACAACAGGGCCCtaaagaaggttcctattctttgCCCATCTgtcatccagatgtacaacaaccgcatgggtggcattGACAAAAGAGACTcgttgacacacctctacaagaaTCTTCTCAAAGCAAAGAGGTACTATATGAGGCTCTTTGCTTCCCCCCTTGATTTTATCATCTGCAACGTTTGGATTTTGTATAAGAGGGATTTTTTGACTTTGCATGCTAACCCAAAGCCCCTCAAAGACGCCTGTGTGGATATCTCCAATTGGTTCAGAAGCTTCAAGAAATCAACATTCAAAATCACCAGAAATTTTCTAGGCATCAGAGATTTCTCTCCACCAAAAAGGGGCCAACGGTCAGTTTTGCCAAATGTAGAGAATGCCactaccctacacatgccaaaACATGTCAttatgaggcagacctgcaagtactGTTCTGTTGCAGGGCACATCCACAGATCCCGCTGA